One window of Papaver somniferum cultivar HN1 chromosome 9, ASM357369v1, whole genome shotgun sequence genomic DNA carries:
- the LOC113310435 gene encoding signal peptide peptidase-like isoform X2 → MRTGERVANLALLGLSLAPLVVKVDPNLNVVLTACLAVYVGCYRSVKSTPPTETMSNEHAMRFPLVGSAMLLSLFLLFKFLSKDLVNAVLTCYFIVLGIIALSATLVPAISRFLPKLWNDEVIVWHLPYFRSVEVEFTRSQLVAAIPGTFFCVWYAKQKHWLANNVLGLAFCIQGIEMLSLGSFKTGGILLVGLFFYDIFWVFFTPVMVSVAKSFDAPIKLLFPTADAARPYSMLGLGDIVIPGIFVALALRFDVSRGKEIRYFNSAFFGYALGIVLTIVVMNWFQAAQPALLYIVPAVIGSLAVHCLWNGEVKQLLAFDESKTDESKTAASSEDGESSSSIDDSKSSKKDE, encoded by the exons ATGAGGACTGGAGAACGTGTTGCTAATTTGGCTCTTTTAG GATTATCTTTGGCACCCCTTGTTGTGAAGGTAgatccaaatttaaatgttgtttTGACAGCTTGTCTAGCAGTTTATGTGGGTTGCTACCGGTCTGTCAAGTCAACCCCACCTACA GAGACTATGTCAAACGAACATGCTATGCGATTTCCATTAGTTGGGAGTGCAATGCTTTTATCACTATTTTTACTCTTCAAATTCCTTTCAAAAGACTTGGTTAATGCTGTATTAACATGCTACTTCATTGTGCTGGGGATCATCGCGCTCTC GGCTACATTGGTACCTGCAATTAGTCGTTTTCTTCCAAAACTTTGGAATGATGAAGTTATCGTCTGGCATCTACCATACTTCCGCT CTGTGGAGGTTGAGTTCACGAGGTCTCAGCTAGTTGCAGCAATCCCAGGAACTTTTTTCTGTGTATGGTATGCTAAACAGAAGCATTGGTTGGCTAACAATGTATTGGGCCTTGCATTCTGCATTCAG GGAATTGAAATGCTTTCCCTGGGTTCCTTCAAAACTGGTGGCATTCTCTTG GTTGGTCTTTTCTTTTATGACATATTCTGGGTATTTTTTACCCCGGTGATGGTTAGTGTTGCAAAATCATTTGATGCTCCAATTAAG CTTTTGTTCCCAACAGCAGATGCTGCTCGACCATATTCCATGCTTGGACTTGGGGATATTGTAATTCCTG GCATTTTTGTGGCATTGGCACTTCGATTTGATGTTTCAAGGGGAAAAGAAATTCGATATTTCAATAGTGCATTCTTTGGTTACGCCCTTGGTATAGTGCTTACTATCGTTGTGATGAACTGGTTTCAGGCTGCACAG CCTGCCCTTCTGTACATTGTACCAGCTGTAATTGGATCTTTGGCAGTTCACTGCTTATGGAATGGGGAAGTGAAGCAG CTATTGGCGTTCGACGAATCCAAGACTGACGAATCCAAGACTGCTGCTTCATCTGAAGATGGAGAGTCTAGTAGTAGTATTGATGATTCCAAATCAAGTAAGAAAGATGAGTAA
- the LOC113310435 gene encoding signal peptide peptidase-like isoform X1 — protein MRTGERVANLALLGLSLAPLVVKVDPNLNVVLTACLAVYVGCYRSVKSTPPTETMSNEHAMRFPLVGSAMLLSLFLLFKFLSKDLVNAVLTCYFIVLGIIALSATLVPAISRFLPKLWNDEVIVWHLPYFRSVEVEFTRSQLVAAIPGTFFCVWYAKQKHWLANNVLGLAFCIQIWNFAGTMILDQKCFFLWFKAGIEMLSLGSFKTGGILLVGLFFYDIFWVFFTPVMVSVAKSFDAPIKLLFPTADAARPYSMLGLGDIVIPGIFVALALRFDVSRGKEIRYFNSAFFGYALGIVLTIVVMNWFQAAQPALLYIVPAVIGSLAVHCLWNGEVKQLLAFDESKTDESKTAASSEDGESSSSIDDSKSSKKDE, from the exons ATGAGGACTGGAGAACGTGTTGCTAATTTGGCTCTTTTAG GATTATCTTTGGCACCCCTTGTTGTGAAGGTAgatccaaatttaaatgttgtttTGACAGCTTGTCTAGCAGTTTATGTGGGTTGCTACCGGTCTGTCAAGTCAACCCCACCTACA GAGACTATGTCAAACGAACATGCTATGCGATTTCCATTAGTTGGGAGTGCAATGCTTTTATCACTATTTTTACTCTTCAAATTCCTTTCAAAAGACTTGGTTAATGCTGTATTAACATGCTACTTCATTGTGCTGGGGATCATCGCGCTCTC GGCTACATTGGTACCTGCAATTAGTCGTTTTCTTCCAAAACTTTGGAATGATGAAGTTATCGTCTGGCATCTACCATACTTCCGCT CTGTGGAGGTTGAGTTCACGAGGTCTCAGCTAGTTGCAGCAATCCCAGGAACTTTTTTCTGTGTATGGTATGCTAAACAGAAGCATTGGTTGGCTAACAATGTATTGGGCCTTGCATTCTGCATTCAG ATATGGAACTTTGCTGGAACTATGATACTGGATCAGAAGTGCTTCTTTTTATGGTTTAAAGCT GGAATTGAAATGCTTTCCCTGGGTTCCTTCAAAACTGGTGGCATTCTCTTG GTTGGTCTTTTCTTTTATGACATATTCTGGGTATTTTTTACCCCGGTGATGGTTAGTGTTGCAAAATCATTTGATGCTCCAATTAAG CTTTTGTTCCCAACAGCAGATGCTGCTCGACCATATTCCATGCTTGGACTTGGGGATATTGTAATTCCTG GCATTTTTGTGGCATTGGCACTTCGATTTGATGTTTCAAGGGGAAAAGAAATTCGATATTTCAATAGTGCATTCTTTGGTTACGCCCTTGGTATAGTGCTTACTATCGTTGTGATGAACTGGTTTCAGGCTGCACAG CCTGCCCTTCTGTACATTGTACCAGCTGTAATTGGATCTTTGGCAGTTCACTGCTTATGGAATGGGGAAGTGAAGCAG CTATTGGCGTTCGACGAATCCAAGACTGACGAATCCAAGACTGCTGCTTCATCTGAAGATGGAGAGTCTAGTAGTAGTATTGATGATTCCAAATCAAGTAAGAAAGATGAGTAA